Below is a genomic region from Miscanthus floridulus cultivar M001 chromosome 1, ASM1932011v1, whole genome shotgun sequence.
GTGTGCGGTGTGCCGGCCCACCCACCAGCCCGTGCGGCATGTTGCAGCCGCGCCCCGCACATTGCACGGTCCTCGTCAAAACGCACGTTTCATGCCctgctgccggcggcggcggggggccAACACCTCGGGAAACAGGGCGCGGTCATGCGGCCGGATCCGGCATGGCCGTTCGTGCCGTGCCCATCCCCACGCGGCCATGCCCGCCTCAATGGCTCGCTCTATAGTTCACCCGCACGGTTGCCTCCATCTGCCCTCGATCGCGAATTGAGGCGTACGAAATGCTTAATAAACACCGTGATGCGCGGCCGCTCAAACGTACTGATGCAGCATCCATAGGCGTACTGACCACGCCGTCAATCGAGCAAGCAAAACGAAACCAGCAACGGTGGCAATAGTTTCACTTCCATTCCAGTCAATTCCTTCATGCATCCTTCCAGGCCACGCTACAGGAACGTGACGGCGGCGAGGAAGCGGAGGCTGTCCCCGCACAGGCCacggctgccgctgccgctgccgccgccgcgcctCCTCGCCGTGGCCATCGCCTTCACCTTTGCTCTCCTCTTCTTGGTCCTCGTGCCTCTCCCCACCTCCCCTCCCTCGCCACCGTCCCACAACGCCGTCGTCGCAAGATCATCCTCGTCCTCGGCACCGCCGTCGCCTCGCTGTAGCAGCGCGGCGGCGAGCCTCGGGGAGCTCGGCGACGCGATGGTGTCCATGCTGCCAAAGGACCTCCCGTTCACCGTCTTCGTGCCCTCGGCGGACTCTTTCAGCCGCGTCCTCAGGCTGCAGGGGTCGTCGTCcaacgccagcgccgccgccgccgctggaggGGAAGCGGCGGCCAACGACACCGACGGCAACACCTACGCCATCCTCTCCCGCGTGCTCGGCTTCTCCGCGGTCCCTCGGCGCCTGCTCGCCGCggacgtgccgccgccgccgcgcggggCCGGCGCGGTGCGCCTCCTGGACTCCGTGTCCGGGCTGAGGCTCTACGCGTCCAGGGACGCCCGCGGGGCGCTCGTCGTCAACGGCGTGCGGTCGGAGTGCGACGATATTGTTAGGGGCGAGACCGTGGTGCATGTCATGGCTGGTGTCCTCATGGACGCCGAATTTGAGCGTTCTTTCTCTGCGGAATTTGACAGTTGATCAAGTCGATCAACCCTTTGAGTTGACATGGTTCGTTTCTTCATTCTAGAGAGGAATTGCACGACAATGCACAATGCATCTGCAGATTTTTAGGTAGCGGTAAAAACATGTTGTGACTTCGACCTCCGATGAAGTTAGATGGATTTTGAACTCCATTTGAAGAAAAAAGTTAGCACTACCACAAAGGGGGAAAAAAGAGAAATCTTTAAACAAAAGAATAACAACAGAAAAGTTTCATTGGATCAAAAAAAAGTATATCCATTCCAAGCATCTATTTacctattattattattacgGCCCTGCAACTCTTCTTCAATGGtggagtagtttttttttttctttggattCACGAGCAGCTTCATTGGTAGAGTCgctgtttttgaaaa
It encodes:
- the LOC136503136 gene encoding uncharacterized protein, producing the protein MHPSRPRYRNVTAARKRRLSPHRPRLPLPLPPPRLLAVAIAFTFALLFLVLVPLPTSPPSPPSHNAVVARSSSSSAPPSPRCSSAAASLGELGDAMVSMLPKDLPFTVFVPSADSFSRVLRLQGSSSNASAAAAAGGEAAANDTDGNTYAILSRVLGFSAVPRRLLAADVPPPPRGAGAVRLLDSVSGLRLYASRDARGALVVNGVRSECDDIVRGETVVHVMAGVLMDAEFERSFSAEFDS